The genomic region acctttcacgcgtctagcaatactttttttattttgtctaataaaaccccatgtcattccaagtatgtgtgtcaatttttacctctctatctacattattccgtggtttgttcagttttcaaatttatactgactatttaATCACCCGGTACATTGGTACACAATATCAGAACACAAGTTTCTCATAGGCCATTTGTGTTATTCTGCATTGCAGGGTATGGATATTTTCCAATAATAACGACTGCTGATGTATATTTCTAATTTCATCTGACACTTCACTGATAGAACGACCTataaaatgaaactgaagaacGAACCCCTATCATGGCAGGCGTTTCCGTGGAAACATTCGGATGGCCGGTTCTCCACAACACTTGGCAGCTCCAGACGGCTATCTAAGTGAGCGCGTGGTGTGGTTGCAGGTGCTGCCATGATGGAGGAGAGCGCCTCCGCGGTGCCCGCCGCGTCCCCAGCTGACATGGACACGTACGTGCAGCAGCTGCGGGCCGAGAAGACGCGCCTGGACTCGAACCCCGACCTGTCGCTCACGCAGCGCCTCGTCGCCACAGGTGAGTGCATCTTAGCCTTCCAGCAGTTTGACGCCGTGGCGGGTAGCGTAGGTGAGTCACCTATCTGGGTGGTCACATTATAATGAAGGCTGCCGTacgttttaatttatcattatTAGATCCAAGTTCTTTCTataacttgaaaggtggctacactgagtcacagcgccagagattgcgccaaagattattattccgccgcctccactggtgcagtagtagtttagAGGTTTCcttgggcagtgcttgttgagaggatgtcgagagcagaaCTTCttcagagcatgtcgtgtgcagttgttgttctgttgggcgagagagtagatgctgttcggttggtgtaatgtatagatggaagatgatGCAAtggtcacagtgtatttttcgtctatatatatatggaggtaacaaaaaaaatttatttcacatttccttaatgattcaaatggctctgagcactatgggacttaacatctatggtcatcagtcccctagaacttagaactacttaaacctaactaagctaagaacagcacacaacacccagccatcacgaggcagagaagatccccgaccccgccgggaatcgaacccgggtacccgggcgtgggaagcgagaacgctaccacacgaccacgagatgcgggctttccttaatgacaatgcctcttggtcacaggttcagtcaacaaagcatctggctcgtgttcatgtattagacttgcaattctggtttctatgtgcaattatagtatttctggtttttcaattagttcattataaatggtgtttaaaatatcttgtcgtactgaggaagaaccgtgccagatacatgtacgttgaatcacacaaccacacacaataataatctttggcgcaatctctggcgctgtgactcagtgtagcctaCTTTCAAACTCTCATCACAAAAACAAATTCAGTACATGGCTTATGAATTTAACTGCGAATTGACCTTGAACAGCTCTGTTCACATAGTGCGCGAACGAGAATCTCCAGAACGATAACACGTTGTGACGTCTCCTATTGCTGCCTACTGGCACTTCCACGATCAACGAAAGTGTATCGACCTTTTTCTGTGCCCAGCCAGTATTCTTCACTTCGTCGATATATGTGAAAGCACTATCTGTCATTGCAGTCAGCGTTTGTTGATTAGGTCGGCTCCTTGCTCTAATTTCATTAATAAGTTTAcattcaaattacactcctggaaatggaaaaaagaacacattgacaccggtgtgtcagacccaccatacttgctccggacactgcgagagggctgtacaagcaatgatcacacgcatggcacagcagacacaccaggaaccgcggtgttggccgtcgaatggcgctagctgcacagcatttgtgcaccgccgccgtcagtgtcagccagtttgccgtggcatacggagctccatcgcagtctttaacactggtagcatgccgcgacagcgtggacgtgaaccgtatgtgcagttgacggactttgagcgagggcgtatagtgggcatgcgggaggccgggtggaagtaccgccgaattgctcaacacgtggggcgtgaggtctccacagtacatcgatgttgtcgccagtggtcggcggaaggtgcacgtgcccgtcgacctgggaccggatcgcagcgacgcacggatgcacgccaagaccgtaggatgctacgcagtgccgtaggggaccgcaccgccacttcccggcaaattagggacactgttgctcctggggtatcggcgaggaccattcgcaaccgtctccatgaagctgggctacggtcccgcacaccgttaggccgtcttccgctcacgccccaacatcgtgcagcccgcctccagtggtgtcgcgacaggcgtgaatggagggacgaatggagacgtgtcgtcttcagcgatgagagtcgcttctgccttggtgccaatgatggtcgtatgcgtgtttggcgccgtgcgggtgagcgccacaatcaggactgcatacgaccgaggcacacagggccaacacccggcatcatggtgtggggagcgatctcctacactggacgtacaccactggtgatcgtcgaggggacactgagtagtgcacggtacatccaaaccgtcatcgaacccatcgttctaccattcctagaccggcaagggaacttgctgttccaacaggacaatgcacgtccgcatgtatcccgtgccacccaacgtgctctagaaggtgtaagtcaactaccctggccagcaagatctccggatctgtcccccattgggcatgtttgggactggatgaagcgtcgtctcacgcggtctgcacgtccagcacgaacgctggtccaactgaggcgccaggtggaaatggcatggcaagccgttccacaggactacatccagcatctctacgatcgtcacgatgggagaatagcagcctgcattgctgcgaaaggtggatatacactgtactagtgccgacattgtgcatgctctgttgcctgtgtctatgtgcctgtggttctgtcagtgtgatcatgtgatgtatctgaccccaggaatgtgtcaataaagtttcccccttcctgggacaatgaattcatggtgttcttatttcaatttccaggagtgtatgtgaaagcACTATCTGTCATTGCAGTCAGCGTTTGTTGATTAGGTCTGCTCCTTGCTCTAATTTCATTAATAAGTTTAGATTCAAATTATTACTATCGGCTAGCTTCGCTCTTTAGTGGTTGCCGCCATAGATGCTCATTAACATTTACTAAGTGGCCGGTTCGCGTTTCAAAATGGATTGACAGCCATGATTTGCGTAGCGGATAAGCACCGACTTAATTTCTTCAaaagttactgtggtgtcaccgccagacacgacacatgctaggtggtagcctttaaatcggccgcggtccgttagtatacgtcggacccgcgtgtcgccactatcagtgattgcaggccgggcaccgccacacggaaggtctagagagactttctagcactcgccccagtggtacaaccgacattgctagcgatggttcactgacaaaatacgctctcatttgccgagaggacagttagcatagccctcagctacgtcatttgctacgacctagcaaggcgccattaccagttactgttgagattatgaataatgtaccatcaagagcgatgttcaccatttatggattaaagttaagtattccagcagcaacgtacgttttttttgctaaagtctaatttatttgacctgttccagacctcacgccagtctgcgtgagctaaaacgcgtgcctttcggcttcctctaataacacggggttggctctcctgtcaaTCCACAACAGTTACAGCGTTCGTTTAACATAGCGCGATGTTTTGTCCGTTGACAATTATTCCCTTTAATATTAATGTGGAATAAACTACTATTGTTACTATTGTCCAGAGATAATCCAATGTATGATTCATGTaaacagctgccaccatccagcgcaGAGGAACGGCGTCCTCAAAACATTGGCTCACAGGGCCCGTACCCTGCCTGACAAAGAGAGCCTTAACCAACAACTTGAACATCTGAGGTCGGTTTTCCAGAAAAAAACAGCTACTCAGACAGGCAAATTCGGAGAGCTTTACGTCTCACACCGACTGCATAATCGGAGGAAACAGAAGAGGAACCTCAGCAGGATGGGGGCATAGCATTTATCCCGTTCTGTGGCGCTTTATCGGGAATTCTTCAAATACATCAAGTGAAGACTGTATTCCGCCCACCAATTAAGACACAGGTACTGCTTGGTAATGTCAAGGACGATCTAGGACTACGGAAATCCCTGAGTCTACCAGAACCTCTGCAAATGTGTCATGACGTACATAGGTCCAACGGTGCGTACTATCGGAGATCGACGccaagaacatcaacggcacacctgGCTGCAGCAGCCTAAAAAGTCGGCGGCTGCTGATCATTGCCTCTCGGAATTACACACAATGAATTACGACCAGACCAACGTTCTGACACAGacgtccaaatactgggactgtctCATTAAAGAATTAAAGAATCCATCGAGATTCGAGTACGGGAAAAGCTGATCAATCGAGATAGCGTTTACATCGTTAATAAGACGTGGGAACCATCTTTGAGTCTGATTAAAAATCTGGGCGCGGACCGCGTACGGAACACctgatgggaaggggggggggaggagataaaaGCCCGGCGCCGGCGCCCCGGCGCTCAGTTCTTCAGCGCACATGTTGCTGGCAACGTGGTCGCttgccgaaatactgtgcccgttggacaccaaGACCCGGCTGTTCACCCGTGAAATCTTTCGTCAAGTCCAAGAATGCTTTTATGCGAGTTGTCTGGTTGGCGGCCGGAATTGGCGGCCGGAATTGGATGCGTCGGACACGTCGGATGTGGAAACCCCGGAGGAAGTTGTTTGCATATCGTCGGATGAGGATGTACCGCAGGGTTCGCGCTGCACgcccgaggcgttggatacgccgacggacgAATCTGAGTAGGCCTTACTTCGGTCGTATGTGCAGATGGCGTACAGAATATACACAGGCAGATGGTGTTAGGTTCGAGTATGGAAAAATGGGCGCTGTTGAGAAGCATGATGAAACTGCTATGAACTTATCAAAATTACAACACTACGATATTACAGATGAATTTAAGTTTTTCTCTAACAAGTATTCCtcagtaataattaataaagttGTTACGTATGTGTATAGGATTAATGTTAGAATAGAACGATTGACATTGGATGATAGagctaataaaaaaatatttgaggatcAAGGTGCTTTGGAGAAAGTGCGTATAGCATGTAGTAATACGATTGGTGGATTTAGTCTTAATCCCGAACGTTCCTCTGGTGTACCATGGAGTAGATATAGTAGAAAAAATAGATTTAAGTTTGTAACGTATTCCAAGCCGGAGACAAGTGCTGATATATCAAAAGTAAAATCGTGGACCGATTTGGAAACCCAATGTCGAGCTAAAAATAAGTTGTTTCAAGGTATTAATCCTTTTTATATTGGCCTTCAAATTGCCGGTGATGAACCTGCGAAGAATGATGCAGTACAGAGTGAAGttaaatatgtaacatttgttgtTAGAAATAGAGTTTATATGACTTTTTGTAAAATGAAGGGTACTGTTACTTTCTGAATAAAGCttgttgtttacagctaatgtgtgcgttggagtttttttatggcaactgggaccatatcagaaattatccggacgacctgcgcctcgccttGCTTG from Schistocerca cancellata isolate TAMUIC-IGC-003103 chromosome 7, iqSchCanc2.1, whole genome shotgun sequence harbors:
- the LOC126092637 gene encoding uncharacterized protein LOC126092637, whose protein sequence is MQSHRVFRAGDTTCAVLSLSSVCLSVYLPLPPLFVCPLPRANSPRPLPDRHVPAQRLLSGIAPPSARAAMMEESASAVPAASPADMDTYVQQLRAEKTRLDSNPDLSLTQRLVATGECILAFQQFDAVAGSVGESPIWVVTL